A DNA window from Paralichthys olivaceus isolate ysfri-2021 chromosome 11, ASM2471397v2, whole genome shotgun sequence contains the following coding sequences:
- the LOC109634594 gene encoding solute carrier family 25 member 36-A-like, translating to MSQRDTLVHLFAGGCGGTVGAILTCPLEVVKTRLQSSSITHYVSEVHLNTVNGASVARMTPPGPLHCLKLILEKEGPRSLFRGLGPNLVGVAPSRAIYFAAYSTAKEKLNGVLEPDSTQVHMVSAGMAGFTAITATNPIWLIKTRLQLDARNRGEHKMSAFECVRRVYQTDGLRGFYRGMSASYAGISETVIHFVIYENIKRRLLEAKATQNMDDEEETSKDASDFVGMMLAAATSKTCATTIAYPHEVIRTRLREEGTKYRSFFQTLTTVPKEEGYRALYRGLFTHLVRQIPNTAIMMCTYELVVYLLNG from the exons ATGAGTCAACGAGATACTTTAGTTCATCTGTTTGCTGGAGG atgTGGGGGCACGGTAGGAGCCATATTAACTTGCCCCCTAGAAGTAGTGAAGACACGTCTGCAGTCATCTTCCATCACACACTACGTGTCTGAGGTTCATCTCAATACTGTCAACGGGGCCAGTGTGGCCCGCATGACCCCTCCAGGGCCCCTGCACTGTCTCAA ATTGATACTGGAGAAAGAAGGACCTCGCTCACTCTTCAGGGGCTTGGGGCCAAACTTGGTGGGTGTGGCACCTTCCAG AGCAATCTACTTTGCTGCTTACTCTACTGCCAAAGAGAAATTGAACGGTGTGTTGGAACCTGACTCCACACAGGTACACATGGTGTCGGCTGGAATGGCAG GTTTTACAGCTATCACAGCAACCAATCCAATATGGTTGATAAAGACCCGCCTACAACTGGATGCGAG GAATCGAGGTGAGCACAAGATGAGTGCGTTTGAGTGTGTGCGGCGGGTGTATCAGACAGACGGCCTGCGAGGCTTCTACAGGGGAATGTCTGCATCCTATGCCGGCATCTCAGAGACTGTGATCCACTTTGTGATTTATGAAAACATCAAACGACGCCTCTTGGAGGCAAAGGCAACGCAAAACATGGACGACGAGGAGGAGACATCTAAAGATGCCTCAGACTTTGTGGGAATGATGCTTGCTGCTGCCACCTCCAAGACCTGTGCCACAACTATCGCTTATCCTCATG AAGTGATCCGGACAAGGCTACGTGAGGAGGGCACCAAGTATCGCTCTTTCTTCCAGACTCTAACGACAGTGCCCAAAGAGGAGGGCTACCGTGCCCTGTACCGCGGCCTCTTCACTCACCTGGTACGACAGATCCCCAACACCGCCATCATGATGTGCACCTACGAGTTGGTGGTCTACCTCCTGAACGGTTAA